One part of the Anaerolineales bacterium genome encodes these proteins:
- a CDS encoding Gfo/Idh/MocA family oxidoreductase, which yields MPASRQPTTWGFVAAGKMAAAMAADLRFAQGSRVGGVFSRTPESAAAFARRFGGQAYGSLDAMLADPAIDVVYVSSPNNLHYEQTKAALLAGKPVLCEKTFTLNAPQLAELIELARSRKLFLMEAMWVRWLPLVARLRELLQRGAIGQPLHLSAAFFSQPPIVDDNRFYNPALGGGALLDLGIYPVSFASLVFGQPQEIMSKALLAPTGVDIRFAATFQYASGATAQLAAGFDGRMRHDIMLLGSEGNIRIEMDRGGWKMRRLHLQQGGGTRTLTAPYKGQGYGYQAAEVASCLAAGQLESEAMPLDESLAIMRTLDTLRAHWGMRYPGE from the coding sequence ATGCCCGCATCCCGCCAACCAACCACCTGGGGCTTCGTCGCCGCCGGCAAGATGGCCGCCGCCATGGCGGCCGACCTGCGCTTTGCGCAGGGTAGCCGCGTTGGCGGCGTGTTCTCCCGTACGCCTGAGTCGGCGGCGGCCTTTGCCCGCCGCTTCGGCGGGCAGGCGTACGGCTCGCTGGACGCCATGCTGGCTGACCCGGCCATCGACGTGGTCTACGTCTCTTCGCCCAATAACCTGCACTATGAGCAAACGAAAGCCGCCTTGCTCGCAGGTAAGCCGGTGCTGTGCGAGAAGACCTTCACTCTCAACGCGCCCCAGCTGGCCGAACTCATCGAGTTGGCCCGTTCTCGCAAACTATTTCTGATGGAAGCGATGTGGGTGCGGTGGCTCCCGCTGGTCGCCAGGCTGCGAGAACTCCTGCAGCGCGGCGCAATCGGCCAGCCGCTGCACCTCAGCGCCGCGTTCTTCTCCCAGCCGCCCATCGTAGACGACAATCGCTTCTATAACCCGGCATTGGGCGGCGGTGCGCTGCTCGACCTTGGCATTTACCCCGTCTCCTTCGCCAGCCTGGTCTTCGGCCAGCCGCAGGAGATCATGTCCAAGGCTCTGCTGGCGCCCACTGGAGTAGATATCCGCTTCGCCGCCACGTTCCAATACGCCAGCGGCGCCACGGCGCAGCTGGCGGCTGGCTTCGACGGCCGCATGCGCCACGACATCATGCTGCTCGGCAGCGAGGGCAATATTCGCATCGAGATGGACCGCGGCGGTTGGAAAATGCGCCGCCTGCACCTGCAGCAAGGGGGCGGCACCCGCACTCTCACCGCGCCCTACAAAGGGCAGGGCTACGGCTACCAGGCCGCCGAGGTGGCCAGTTGCCTGGCAGCCGGCCAGCTGGAAAGCGAGGCCATGCCGCTGGATGAGTCACTGGCGATCATGCGCACGCTGGATACGCTACGGGCGCATTGGGGCATGCGCTACCCGGGCGAATAG
- the mgtE gene encoding magnesium transporter, producing the protein MNEKKRTKSALVNTEQLERNIREALTRRQNTALKAALEHQHPANIADVMERLNTGQRRRVFAALELERQAAVLGELPPNLVRQVAGPLKVGQIAAIVDQMPMDEAAQIVPLFPRRRSVILEAMDAQHALDIQRLLQYSIHSAGRMMTEKFVRVHKDWRAAETLVRLRRMNAAAETLTNLYVVDDEDRLEGVVSLREVVVAPARKKLGELMNTQLVSVTPETDREEVARLLSHYDYLAMPVLDVSGRMLGIIPVDDVIDVLAAESTEDILRFGGVESGPVDQPYFTIPIRTAISRRIGWLLLLFVAETLTGMVLRHFESELAAVVALSFFIPLLIGTGGNTGAQTVSTLIRGLALGEVTPRDSFKVIGRELFSGLLIGLLLGSVSYMRAKFWGSSDALALTVALSVLVICTWANTIGSLIPLLAQRLKIDPAAVSAPLITTLVDATGLAIYLYIAKTVMGL; encoded by the coding sequence ATGAATGAGAAGAAGCGTACCAAGAGCGCACTGGTGAACACTGAGCAGTTGGAGCGCAATATCCGTGAGGCGCTGACCCGCCGCCAGAACACAGCGCTGAAAGCCGCTCTGGAGCACCAGCACCCGGCAAACATTGCCGATGTGATGGAGCGCCTCAATACCGGCCAGCGCCGCCGCGTCTTCGCCGCCCTGGAGCTGGAGCGCCAGGCCGCCGTGCTCGGCGAGCTGCCGCCCAACCTGGTGCGCCAGGTGGCTGGCCCGCTGAAGGTGGGCCAGATCGCCGCCATTGTGGACCAGATGCCCATGGACGAGGCGGCCCAGATCGTGCCGCTGTTCCCGCGCCGCCGCTCGGTGATCCTCGAGGCGATGGATGCGCAGCACGCTCTCGACATCCAGCGCCTGCTGCAGTACTCCATCCACAGCGCCGGTCGCATGATGACCGAGAAGTTCGTGCGCGTGCACAAAGATTGGCGCGCCGCCGAAACTCTGGTGCGCCTGCGCCGCATGAACGCCGCCGCCGAGACCCTGACCAATCTGTATGTCGTGGATGACGAAGACCGCCTGGAAGGCGTGGTCTCGCTGCGCGAGGTGGTAGTGGCCCCGGCCCGCAAGAAACTGGGCGAGCTGATGAACACCCAACTGGTCAGCGTCACGCCCGAGACCGACCGTGAAGAGGTGGCCCGCCTGCTCTCGCACTACGATTATCTGGCTATGCCCGTGCTGGATGTGAGCGGGCGCATGCTCGGCATCATCCCGGTCGACGATGTGATCGACGTGCTGGCTGCCGAAAGCACCGAGGACATTCTGCGCTTCGGTGGTGTGGAAAGCGGCCCGGTGGACCAGCCCTATTTCACCATCCCCATCCGCACCGCCATCTCCCGCCGCATCGGCTGGCTGCTGCTGCTGTTCGTGGCCGAAACGCTGACCGGCATGGTGCTGCGCCATTTTGAGAGCGAGCTGGCCGCCGTGGTGGCGCTTTCGTTCTTCATCCCGCTGCTCATCGGCACCGGCGGCAACACCGGCGCCCAAACCGTCTCGACCCTGATCCGCGGCCTGGCCCTGGGCGAGGTGACCCCGCGCGACAGCTTCAAAGTCATCGGCCGCGAGCTATTCAGCGGCCTGCTCATCGGCCTATTGCTCGGCTCGGTCTCCTACATGCGCGCCAAGTTCTGGGGTTCCAGCGATGCGCTGGCCCTCACTGTGGCGCTCTCAGTGCTGGTCATCTGCACCTGGGCCAACACCATCGGCTCGCTGATCCCGTTGCTGGCCCAGCGCCTCAAGATCGACCCGGCCGCGGTCAGCGCCCCGCTCATCACGACCCTGGTGGACGCGACGGGTTTGGCTATTTACTTGTACATTGCGAAGACGGTTATGGGACTTTAG
- the pckA gene encoding phosphoenolpyruvate carboxykinase (ATP) yields MPVKKKLQRKATSKKTTKTTTKRKPVANKPAALSLKKAIYNLTTAESYEHAVRNGEIQLTAAGPLNAVTTPHTGRSPKDRFVVREAYSENDVHWGKVNTEISEKYFDRLHQKMVAHLNKQDKLYVREVYACADPAYEMPVRFVSTSAWHMLFVKNMFRHKADLSNFEAEFTVLHAPELQANPKTDGVRSGTFIVLNLAKKMVLIGGTRYAGELKKSIFSSLNYLLPKQGVLSMHCSANVGSDRRTALFFGLSGTGKTTLSADPSRALIGDDEHGWSDNGVFNLEGGCYAKVIKLSQKAEPDIWAASHRYGTVLENVVLNPDRTLNLDSDEITENTRSAYPLNFNSNTDPDGMAGHPNHIVFLTADAWGVLPPISKLTPEQAMYYFLSGYTAKLAGTERGVTEPQATFSACFGEVFMVWDPTVYAEMLAEKMRKHNTQAWLVNTGWTGGPYGVGSRMKIDYTRAMVHAAVEGKLDGVATQTDPVFGLAIPTSAPDVPSEVLNPRDTWADKAAYDAQAAKLAAEFHKNFKRFEGSASAAIKGAGPVAGR; encoded by the coding sequence ATGCCGGTCAAAAAGAAGTTGCAGCGCAAAGCCACCAGCAAAAAGACGACCAAGACAACAACGAAACGCAAACCTGTAGCCAACAAACCGGCTGCCTTGAGCCTGAAGAAGGCCATTTACAACCTGACCACAGCCGAAAGCTATGAGCACGCCGTGCGCAATGGCGAGATCCAGCTCACCGCGGCCGGCCCGCTGAACGCGGTCACCACCCCGCACACCGGGCGCTCACCCAAGGACCGCTTCGTGGTGCGCGAAGCCTACAGTGAGAACGATGTGCACTGGGGCAAGGTCAACACCGAGATCAGCGAGAAATACTTTGACCGTCTGCACCAGAAGATGGTCGCCCATCTCAACAAGCAAGACAAACTCTATGTGCGCGAGGTGTATGCCTGCGCCGACCCGGCCTACGAGATGCCGGTACGTTTTGTATCCACCTCGGCCTGGCACATGCTGTTCGTCAAGAACATGTTCCGCCACAAGGCCGATCTGAGCAATTTTGAAGCCGAGTTCACCGTGCTGCACGCGCCCGAGCTGCAGGCCAACCCGAAGACGGACGGCGTGCGCTCTGGCACGTTCATCGTGCTCAACCTGGCCAAGAAGATGGTGCTGATCGGCGGCACGCGCTACGCCGGCGAGCTCAAGAAGTCGATCTTCTCATCGCTCAACTATCTGCTGCCCAAGCAGGGCGTGCTCTCGATGCACTGCTCGGCCAACGTGGGCAGCGACCGGCGCACGGCGCTTTTCTTCGGCCTGTCGGGTACGGGCAAGACCACCCTCTCGGCCGACCCCTCGCGAGCCCTGATCGGCGACGACGAGCACGGCTGGAGTGATAACGGCGTCTTCAACCTGGAGGGCGGCTGCTACGCCAAGGTCATCAAGCTCTCCCAGAAAGCCGAGCCGGATATCTGGGCGGCTTCGCATCGTTATGGCACCGTACTGGAGAATGTGGTGCTCAATCCAGACCGCACTCTGAATCTGGACAGTGACGAGATCACCGAGAACACTCGCTCCGCATACCCCCTCAACTTCAACTCAAATACAGACCCTGATGGCATGGCCGGCCACCCCAACCACATTGTGTTCCTGACCGCGGATGCCTGGGGCGTGTTGCCGCCGATCTCCAAGCTGACGCCCGAGCAGGCGATGTACTACTTCCTCTCCGGCTACACGGCCAAGCTGGCCGGCACCGAGCGCGGCGTCACCGAGCCGCAGGCCACCTTCTCGGCCTGCTTCGGCGAGGTGTTCATGGTGTGGGACCCGACGGTCTACGCTGAGATGCTGGCCGAGAAGATGCGCAAGCACAACACACAGGCCTGGCTGGTCAACACCGGCTGGACCGGCGGCCCCTACGGCGTGGGCAGCCGCATGAAGATCGACTATACGCGTGCCATGGTGCACGCCGCGGTGGAAGGCAAGCTGGACGGCGTGGCCACGCAGACGGACCCGGTGTTCGGCCTGGCGATCCCCACCAGCGCGCCGGACGTGCCCAGCGAGGTGCTGAACCCGCGTGACACCTGGGCCGACAAGGCCGCCTACGACGCGCAGGCGGCCAAGCTGGCCGCCGAGTTCCACAAGAACTTCAAACGCTTCGAGGGCAGCGCCAGCGCGGCGATCAAGGGCGCCGGTCCGGTGGCTGGGCGGTAG
- a CDS encoding FAD-binding oxidoreductase codes for MTQRSALVLGCGVSGLSSGILLLQAGYAVTIWARELPPHTTSNQAAALWFPYLAHPIERVGPWASATLAYFKQHLLPDPASGCRPTLVQDLYAHPVETPWWAGAVAGYRRLAAAELPAGYVDGFETESVVIDTSAYMDYLVAWFLRLGGNITQREVASLDQALAESKLVVNCTGLGSRQLAGDTSLYPVRGQTVKVRPNGVVHSILDDEGPNGLGYIIPRSADIVLGGTAQADDWDTTVRAADQAEILAKAANLHPAFGEVQVVGAGVGLRPVRHEVRLEAETLGKTRVIHNYGHGGAGFTLSWGCAEEVVSLGT; via the coding sequence ATGACGCAACGATCCGCCCTCGTGCTCGGCTGCGGCGTGTCCGGCCTGAGCAGCGGCATCCTGCTCCTGCAGGCCGGGTACGCCGTCACCATCTGGGCCCGTGAACTGCCGCCGCACACCACCTCCAACCAGGCCGCCGCGCTGTGGTTCCCGTACCTGGCGCATCCTATTGAGCGGGTTGGCCCCTGGGCCAGCGCCACGCTTGCGTATTTCAAGCAACACCTGCTGCCTGACCCGGCCAGCGGCTGCCGCCCGACCCTGGTGCAGGACCTGTACGCCCACCCGGTCGAGACGCCCTGGTGGGCGGGGGCGGTGGCCGGCTACCGCCGCCTGGCAGCCGCCGAGCTGCCCGCCGGCTATGTGGACGGCTTTGAAACCGAGTCGGTCGTGATCGATACCAGCGCGTACATGGACTACTTGGTGGCGTGGTTCTTGCGCCTGGGTGGGAATATTACTCAACGCGAGGTAGCAAGCTTGGACCAGGCGCTGGCCGAGAGCAAGTTGGTGGTCAATTGCACCGGGCTGGGCTCACGCCAGTTGGCCGGTGATACCAGCCTGTATCCGGTGCGCGGCCAAACTGTGAAAGTGCGCCCGAATGGAGTGGTACACAGCATCCTGGATGACGAAGGGCCGAACGGGCTGGGTTACATCATCCCGCGCAGCGCGGATATCGTGCTGGGCGGTACGGCGCAAGCCGACGACTGGGATACCACCGTGCGCGCCGCAGACCAGGCCGAGATCCTGGCCAAGGCGGCCAACCTGCACCCCGCCTTCGGCGAGGTGCAGGTGGTTGGCGCAGGCGTAGGCCTGCGCCCGGTGCGCCACGAAGTGCGCCTGGAGGCTGAAACTCTTGGGAAGACTCGCGTAATCCATAATTACGGACATGGTGGCGCTGGTTTTACTTTAAGCTGGGGATGTGCAGAAGAAGTAGTGTCGCTGGGAACCTGA
- a CDS encoding BMP family ABC transporter substrate-binding protein, which yields MSRKPIFAFLTLAALLLAACGGSSASGEGFTFGMILVGPQNDHGWSQAHYEGGQYVVEHLPGAEMIVFDLLNPADKPEATLEGVVDEMVAQGATLIFTTSDEFEEDTTTVAAKYPDVVFVNVSGDDALTGEAPANLSNVMGRMEEMKAVAGCAAALTTQTGQLGYVGPLINHETLRLTASAYLGARHCYETYRGENPDDLEFTVSWIGFWFNIPGVTSDPTEVTTNFLDTGVDVVLSGIDTTEAINVAGQRAAAGDTVWAIPYDYLGACDNAPDICLGVPFFNWGPDYLAVATAVIEGEWSQSWLWNGPNWDDLSDLDSSSVGWLNGPGLSEEAAANLADYISKLASGEVAVWSGPINLQDGTAYIAAGAVGTDEEIWYLPQLLEGMNGPSQ from the coding sequence ATGTCTCGAAAACCGATTTTTGCTTTTCTCACCCTGGCCGCCCTGCTGCTGGCCGCCTGTGGCGGCAGCAGCGCCAGCGGTGAAGGCTTCACTTTTGGCATGATCCTGGTCGGCCCGCAGAACGACCATGGCTGGAGCCAGGCGCACTATGAGGGCGGCCAGTATGTCGTCGAGCACCTGCCCGGCGCGGAAATGATCGTATTCGATCTGCTCAACCCGGCCGACAAGCCGGAGGCCACGCTGGAAGGCGTGGTGGACGAAATGGTGGCGCAAGGCGCCACGCTCATCTTCACCACTTCGGATGAGTTCGAAGAGGACACCACCACGGTGGCAGCCAAGTACCCGGATGTGGTCTTCGTCAATGTCTCCGGTGATGACGCCCTCACCGGAGAAGCACCCGCCAACCTGAGCAATGTGATGGGCCGCATGGAAGAGATGAAGGCGGTTGCGGGCTGCGCCGCGGCGCTGACCACGCAGACCGGCCAGCTGGGCTACGTTGGCCCGCTGATCAACCATGAGACTTTGCGCCTGACGGCTTCGGCCTACCTGGGCGCCCGCCACTGCTACGAGACCTACCGCGGCGAGAACCCGGATGACCTGGAATTCACCGTGAGCTGGATCGGCTTCTGGTTCAACATCCCCGGCGTCACCAGCGACCCCACCGAGGTGACTACCAACTTCCTCGACACCGGTGTTGACGTTGTGCTGAGCGGAATCGACACCACCGAAGCCATCAACGTGGCCGGCCAGCGCGCAGCGGCCGGTGACACCGTATGGGCGATACCCTACGACTATCTCGGCGCCTGCGACAATGCGCCCGACATCTGCCTGGGTGTACCCTTCTTCAACTGGGGGCCGGACTATCTGGCCGTCGCCACCGCCGTCATCGAAGGTGAGTGGAGCCAGAGCTGGTTGTGGAACGGCCCGAACTGGGATGACCTCAGCGATCTGGACAGCAGCTCGGTGGGTTGGCTGAACGGGCCTGGCCTGAGCGAAGAAGCGGCCGCCAACCTGGCCGACTACATCAGCAAGCTGGCCAGCGGTGAAGTGGCCGTGTGGTCCGGTCCCATCAACCTGCAAGACGGCACAGCGTACATCGCGGCGGGGGCAGTAGGCACCGATGAAGAGATCTGGTATCTACCCCAGCTGCTGGAAGGGATGAACGGCCCCAGCCAGTAG
- a CDS encoding ATP-binding cassette domain-containing protein has protein sequence MQVHLNAIHKQFGTLVANDEISIQFEPGRIYGLLGENGAGKSTLMKILSGYQQPDRGEIVLRGTPQQFASPRQALAAGVGMLYQEPLDVPVFTVLENYLLGRAAGGESPRQAARTLAALAQRYGFDIDPHEHTSELSMGERQQLDLLRLLAGGAQVLILDEPTTGISAEQKDILFASMRTLAREEGKTLILVSHKLDEVQELCDYAYVLRKGRLVGGLPLPCPNEELVSLMFDELAPRPARQTAHGDMLLQLQHISVRSTRLELEPVSLQLQAGQVLGLAGLEGSGQELLLRACAGLLPLSGGSLQLGGESQTEWNYPQARQHGVAYLPAGRLEEGLIAGLTLTEHMALVSQAHGVLVDWPSNRQLAAQHIGTYQVVGQPESYIENLSGGNQQRFLFAMLPQNLKLILMEHPTRGLDIRSTDWIWEQLDRRRAQGTAIMFISADLDEIAARSDVIAVFSGGRLLRSLLAAETTADELGHLIGGAL, from the coding sequence ATGCAAGTACACCTCAACGCGATCCACAAACAATTTGGAACGCTGGTTGCCAACGACGAGATCTCGATCCAGTTCGAGCCGGGCCGCATTTACGGCCTGCTGGGCGAGAACGGTGCCGGCAAGAGCACGCTGATGAAGATCCTGTCGGGCTACCAGCAGCCAGACCGCGGCGAAATTGTGCTAAGGGGTACGCCCCAGCAGTTCGCCTCGCCGCGCCAGGCGCTGGCAGCTGGCGTCGGCATGCTGTACCAGGAGCCGCTGGACGTGCCGGTCTTCACCGTACTGGAGAATTACTTGCTGGGCCGGGCCGCCGGGGGCGAAAGCCCGCGGCAAGCCGCCCGAACGCTGGCAGCGCTGGCGCAGCGCTACGGCTTCGATATTGACCCCCACGAACATACGAGTGAATTGAGCATGGGTGAGCGCCAACAGCTGGATCTGCTGCGTTTGCTGGCGGGCGGCGCGCAAGTGCTGATATTGGACGAGCCGACCACTGGCATCAGCGCAGAACAGAAGGACATCCTGTTCGCCTCCATGCGCACCCTGGCGCGCGAAGAAGGTAAGACCCTGATATTGGTGTCGCACAAACTGGATGAAGTGCAAGAGCTGTGCGACTATGCCTATGTGCTACGCAAGGGACGCCTGGTGGGCGGCCTGCCGCTACCCTGCCCCAACGAGGAACTGGTGAGCCTCATGTTTGACGAGTTGGCGCCGCGGCCCGCTCGCCAGACTGCGCACGGAGACATGCTGTTGCAGCTTCAACATATCTCCGTGCGCAGTACGCGCCTGGAGTTGGAGCCGGTGAGCCTGCAATTGCAGGCCGGGCAGGTGCTCGGCCTGGCCGGGCTGGAGGGCAGTGGGCAGGAGCTGCTACTGCGCGCTTGCGCCGGGCTGCTGCCGCTGAGCGGCGGCAGCCTGCAGCTGGGTGGCGAAAGCCAAACTGAATGGAACTACCCACAAGCCCGCCAGCACGGCGTGGCCTATTTACCGGCCGGCCGCCTGGAAGAGGGCCTGATCGCCGGCCTGACCCTGACCGAGCACATGGCGCTGGTGAGCCAGGCCCACGGAGTGCTAGTGGACTGGCCGTCCAACCGCCAACTGGCGGCGCAGCACATCGGCACCTACCAGGTGGTGGGACAGCCTGAGTCGTATATTGAGAACTTATCCGGCGGCAACCAGCAGCGCTTTTTGTTCGCCATGCTGCCGCAGAATTTGAAACTGATCCTGATGGAACACCCCACCCGCGGGCTGGATATTCGCTCAACGGACTGGATCTGGGAACAGCTCGACCGGCGCCGCGCCCAGGGTACGGCGATCATGTTCATCTCGGCCGACCTGGACGAGATCGCGGCGCGCAGCGACGTGATCGCGGTGTTCTCGGGCGGGCGGCTGCTGCGCAGCCTGCTCGCCGCGGAAACCACCGCGGATGAGCTGGGCCATTTGATTGGCGGCGCGCTGTGA
- a CDS encoding ABC transporter permease, producing the protein MSRLERIWPLLPGLAAFLVTTLLLLAMGTSPIDAYAAMWQGAFGTSARVYSVLAFLVPLLLAASGLLLTFKAGLWNIGIEGQIIMGAIAASWVALRVELPAGLQIPLELLAAMAGGALWAALAGLLKTRGGVHEIFGGLALNNLAILLTNYLIAGPWQPPEGGSFRGTQPFGAHALLPLFENSRLSLLSLALALLAFAAVALALTNGHWGLRLKALGQNARSAFLLGVSSRREMLLAMALCGALAGLGGGVRVLSWFDSLRQSISGGIGYLALMVVLLAGFRLVLTPLVAFFFSAVLNGSITLQLRTQLHSALGDILTGVLVLLVLLFGNYERVRRALRRGGSAKNG; encoded by the coding sequence GTGAGCCGGCTGGAGCGCATCTGGCCGCTGTTGCCCGGGTTGGCCGCATTCCTGGTGACCACGCTGCTTTTGCTGGCGATGGGCACATCGCCCATTGATGCGTATGCCGCCATGTGGCAGGGCGCCTTTGGCACCAGCGCACGTGTATACAGCGTGCTGGCCTTTCTGGTGCCGCTGCTGCTGGCAGCCAGCGGGCTGCTGCTCACCTTCAAAGCCGGTCTGTGGAACATTGGTATCGAAGGCCAGATCATCATGGGCGCCATCGCTGCCAGCTGGGTGGCGCTGCGGGTCGAGCTGCCCGCCGGCCTGCAGATCCCGCTGGAGCTACTGGCCGCGATGGCGGGCGGCGCCTTGTGGGCGGCGCTGGCTGGCTTATTGAAGACACGCGGCGGCGTGCACGAGATCTTTGGCGGGCTGGCCTTGAACAATCTTGCCATCCTGCTCACCAATTACCTGATCGCTGGCCCCTGGCAGCCACCAGAGGGCGGCAGCTTCCGCGGCACGCAGCCGTTTGGCGCCCACGCCCTGCTGCCCCTATTCGAGAATTCGCGCCTGAGCCTGCTCTCGCTGGCTCTGGCGTTGCTGGCCTTCGCGGCGGTGGCGCTGGCACTGACCAATGGCCATTGGGGGCTGCGCCTCAAGGCGCTGGGCCAAAACGCCCGCTCGGCGTTCCTGCTGGGCGTTTCCAGCCGCCGCGAGATGCTGCTGGCGATGGCGCTGTGTGGCGCGCTGGCCGGGCTGGGCGGCGGCGTGCGCGTGCTCAGTTGGTTCGACAGCCTGCGCCAAAGCATCTCAGGCGGCATTGGCTACCTGGCGCTGATGGTGGTGCTGCTGGCAGGCTTCCGCCTGGTGCTGACGCCGCTAGTGGCCTTCTTCTTCTCCGCCGTGCTCAACGGCAGTATTACGTTACAACTCCGCACACAGCTGCACTCGGCTCTGGGCGATATCCTGACTGGCGTGCTGGTGCTGCTGGTGCTGCTGTTCGGCAATTACGAACGCGTGCGCCGCGCCCTCAGGCGTGGCGGGAGTGCAAAGAATGGATAG
- a CDS encoding ABC transporter permease, translating into MDSTQLIAIFGSILLQSAPLIIAVCGETISERAGVINLSMDGSLLLSALAGFVAALLSGSLLLGFASAAAVGALMALIVAFGSLHLRQNQVAIGFVLAMLGDSLSAFLGQSFTRLPGPSVPAMHIPILKDIPVLGPIFFRQDAVVYFALLLVAVTWWFLFRTRAGLELRSAGERPEAAFARGVAVRKLRYLYAVLGGALVGIAGAAYSLDVKIGWAEGHTRGMGWIALAIVIFGGWSPVRGALGAVLFGATKALATVLQRSFPQVALVAFNAVPWLLMIAVLLLVSGKLAAPLLARPPAAWRRTLRGLLQAAPPAALGDLLDDN; encoded by the coding sequence ATGGATAGCACCCAACTCATCGCCATTTTCGGCAGCATCCTGCTGCAGTCGGCCCCGCTGATCATTGCCGTATGCGGCGAAACGATCAGCGAGCGGGCCGGCGTCATCAATCTTTCCATGGATGGCAGCCTGCTGCTCTCGGCGCTGGCCGGTTTCGTGGCTGCTCTGCTGAGCGGCAGCCTGCTGCTGGGCTTCGCCTCGGCCGCCGCGGTGGGCGCGCTGATGGCGCTCATCGTGGCCTTTGGTAGCCTGCACCTGCGCCAGAATCAGGTGGCGATCGGTTTTGTGCTCGCCATGCTGGGCGACAGCCTGAGCGCGTTTCTCGGCCAGAGCTTCACCCGCCTGCCCGGCCCCAGCGTGCCAGCCATGCACATCCCCATCCTCAAAGACATTCCAGTACTCGGCCCGATCTTCTTCCGTCAGGACGCGGTGGTGTACTTCGCCCTGCTCTTGGTGGCGGTGACGTGGTGGTTCTTGTTCCGCACCCGCGCCGGGCTGGAGCTGCGCAGCGCCGGCGAGCGGCCTGAGGCGGCCTTCGCCCGCGGCGTGGCCGTGCGCAAGCTACGCTACCTCTATGCGGTGCTGGGCGGTGCGCTGGTGGGCATTGCCGGGGCGGCCTATTCACTGGACGTCAAGATCGGCTGGGCCGAGGGACACACCCGCGGCATGGGCTGGATCGCCCTGGCGATTGTGATCTTTGGCGGCTGGTCACCCGTGCGCGGGGCGCTGGGCGCGGTGCTGTTCGGCGCCACCAAGGCGCTGGCCACGGTGCTGCAGCGCAGCTTTCCGCAAGTGGCGCTGGTGGCGTTCAACGCTGTGCCTTGGCTGCTGATGATCGCCGTGTTGCTGCTGGTGAGCGGCAAGCTGGCCGCACCGCTGTTGGCGCGGCCGCCGGCCGCCTGGCGGCGGACCTTGCGCGGGCTGCTGCAGGCCGCCCCACCCGCCGCGCTGGGCGACCTGCTGGACGATAATTAG
- a CDS encoding isoprenylcysteine carboxylmethyltransferase family protein has product MLRHMLAVLLLPFVVTVIVPTYLLGQFGAGEPALWQRAAGVLLFAAGFSLFAWCVSLFVRVGRGTLAPWDPTQALVAVGPYRYVRNPMISGVAGILLGEALYFGSVALLAWGVAFVSINHIYFVLSEEPGLERRFGESYRQYKASVPRWMPRIKPKL; this is encoded by the coding sequence ATGCTGCGCCATATGCTGGCAGTCTTGCTGCTGCCCTTTGTAGTCACTGTGATCGTGCCCACGTATCTGCTGGGCCAGTTTGGCGCCGGGGAGCCGGCGCTTTGGCAGCGGGCGGCCGGCGTGCTGTTGTTCGCGGCTGGGTTCAGCCTGTTTGCCTGGTGTGTAAGCCTATTCGTGCGCGTGGGCCGCGGCACCCTGGCGCCGTGGGACCCAACCCAGGCGCTGGTGGCGGTGGGGCCGTATCGCTATGTGCGCAATCCGATGATCAGCGGCGTGGCCGGCATTTTGCTGGGCGAAGCCTTGTATTTTGGTTCAGTTGCCTTGCTGGCCTGGGGTGTGGCCTTTGTTTCCATCAACCACATCTACTTTGTACTCTCCGAGGAGCCGGGGCTGGAACGCCGCTTTGGTGAAAGCTACCGCCAATACAAGGCCAGCGTGCCGCGCTGGATGCCGCGCATCAAGCCGAAGCTTTGA